One Fuerstiella marisgermanici DNA window includes the following coding sequences:
- a CDS encoding DUF1501 domain-containing protein yields the protein MNNLSTNLCTGFANGRSMSRRDVLQNFGMGLGGIALADMLTSQAGGSETATNVQLPRKAKRVIYLFQSGGPSQMDLYDYKPLLNQKQGEELPEEVRKGQRLTGMSGNQSSLPLVGSPFKFEQHGDSGAWFSDRLPHLAEIADDLCFVKSMHTPAINHGPGVTFMQTGSQFPGRPSMGAWLDYGLGTENNNLPSFVVMVTKDKGGQPLVSRLWGSGFLPSRHQGVRFRAGDEPVLYVNNPAGLSSGSKRRMLDALNELHTAQTANRVDPVLETEIAQHELAFRMQTSIPQVTDVSSEPDHIFKMYGDDAKTPGTFAANCLLARRLCEQGVRFIQLYHPGWDQHGGLPGGISNQCKQTDQASAALVMDLKHRGLLDDTLVFWGGEFGRTNYCQGHLSKNFGRDHHPRCFTMWFAGGGIRPGTTYGETDDWCYNVATNPVSVHDLHATLLHLLGIDHKKLTYRYQGRRFRLTDVHGEVIEDVLA from the coding sequence ATGAATAATCTGTCAACAAACCTTTGCACCGGATTCGCCAATGGCCGTTCCATGTCGCGCCGCGACGTGCTGCAGAACTTCGGCATGGGACTGGGGGGTATCGCGCTGGCAGATATGCTGACGTCGCAGGCTGGCGGGTCGGAGACGGCGACCAACGTTCAGTTGCCGCGGAAAGCCAAGCGAGTCATCTACTTATTCCAGAGTGGCGGGCCGTCACAAATGGATCTGTACGATTACAAGCCGTTGCTGAATCAGAAGCAGGGTGAAGAGCTTCCGGAAGAAGTCAGGAAAGGGCAGCGTCTAACGGGGATGAGCGGCAATCAGTCGTCGTTGCCGCTGGTTGGGTCGCCTTTCAAATTTGAGCAGCATGGTGACAGCGGTGCATGGTTCAGTGACCGGCTGCCTCACCTTGCGGAGATCGCCGACGATCTGTGCTTTGTGAAGTCTATGCACACTCCGGCGATCAACCACGGCCCCGGCGTGACGTTTATGCAAACGGGTAGTCAGTTTCCCGGTCGGCCCAGCATGGGAGCCTGGCTGGACTACGGTTTGGGCACCGAGAATAACAATCTGCCTTCGTTTGTTGTGATGGTCACGAAGGATAAAGGCGGCCAGCCGCTGGTGTCTCGCCTGTGGGGCAGCGGCTTTCTGCCGTCACGTCATCAAGGCGTTCGGTTCCGAGCGGGCGACGAACCGGTGCTGTATGTCAACAACCCGGCGGGCCTGAGTTCCGGCAGCAAACGAAGAATGCTGGACGCGCTGAACGAACTGCACACAGCTCAAACCGCCAACCGAGTGGACCCGGTCCTGGAAACAGAGATCGCTCAACACGAACTCGCGTTTCGCATGCAGACATCGATTCCTCAAGTGACCGACGTGTCGTCCGAGCCGGACCACATTTTCAAGATGTATGGCGACGACGCGAAGACGCCCGGAACGTTCGCCGCCAACTGTCTGTTGGCTCGACGACTGTGCGAACAGGGAGTGCGTTTTATTCAGTTGTACCATCCGGGCTGGGACCAGCATGGCGGACTGCCCGGCGGAATCAGCAATCAGTGCAAACAAACCGATCAGGCATCGGCCGCGTTGGTGATGGATCTCAAACATCGAGGCCTTCTGGACGACACGCTGGTGTTTTGGGGCGGTGAATTCGGCCGCACAAATTATTGTCAGGGCCACTTATCGAAGAACTTTGGCCGTGATCATCATCCTCGCTGCTTCACCATGTGGTTCGCAGGCGGCGGCATCCGTCCCGGGACAACATACGGCGAAACTGACGACTGGTGCTACAACGTGGCAACGAACCCAGTATCCGTTCACGACCTACACGCGACGTTGCTGCATTTGCTGGGCATCGACCACAAAAAGCTAACCTACCGCTATCAGGGCCGCCGCTTCAGACTGACGGACGTGCACGGCGAAGTGATTGAAGACGTGCTCGCGTAG
- a CDS encoding sensor histidine kinase has protein sequence MSANNRSSFTGPDDSDQEDWDLEILQALVSPSTAEDAALACAAAWMNFVGADRVSVAVFDSTTSCIVAHGQREDSHLTIYVGRETAGFAMLMRPERLYSKGGPCSIEDPNLILCWPEHFSVVLVNVDEATVDEERIELIQDLSRKLLSRWTTPITSFANPEHMEAMAEFAAGAGHEINNPLGSIIGQTQLLLKREDRADHRQALETIGAQAWRIRDMIGDTMLFARPPQPEFSQCGLVGITKKIVSNLNATFGRIITVTASHEDILAFGDQAQLSTLIAHLIRNACEAVQNLEGGGHVTVEIRREASYAASVSVTDNGPEIPVEIRRHLFDPFYSGRQAGRGLGFGLCHCWQIVRMHNGILTQETLDTGNRFIAVLPIDTEANSAKPS, from the coding sequence ATGAGCGCCAACAATCGAAGCTCGTTCACAGGGCCGGATGACAGTGACCAGGAAGACTGGGATCTGGAGATCCTGCAGGCTCTGGTCTCTCCTTCGACCGCTGAAGACGCCGCGCTGGCCTGCGCGGCGGCGTGGATGAATTTCGTCGGAGCCGACCGCGTTTCTGTGGCCGTTTTCGATTCCACGACCTCCTGCATCGTGGCTCATGGCCAGCGCGAAGACAGTCACCTGACGATCTACGTTGGGCGTGAGACCGCCGGTTTCGCCATGCTGATGCGGCCGGAGCGGCTGTACTCAAAGGGCGGTCCGTGTTCGATTGAAGATCCGAACCTGATCCTGTGCTGGCCGGAACACTTTTCGGTGGTGCTGGTGAATGTCGACGAAGCGACCGTTGACGAAGAACGCATCGAATTAATCCAGGATCTTAGCCGCAAGCTGCTGTCTCGCTGGACGACGCCGATCACGTCCTTCGCGAATCCCGAACACATGGAAGCCATGGCGGAGTTCGCTGCCGGTGCCGGCCATGAAATCAACAACCCGCTGGGCAGCATTATCGGCCAGACTCAGCTGCTGCTGAAACGTGAAGATCGAGCCGACCATCGGCAGGCGCTCGAAACCATCGGAGCTCAGGCCTGGCGAATCCGCGACATGATCGGCGACACCATGCTGTTCGCTCGCCCGCCACAGCCTGAATTTTCTCAGTGCGGTCTGGTCGGCATCACGAAGAAAATCGTATCCAACCTGAATGCAACATTCGGTCGCATCATCACGGTAACGGCCTCTCACGAAGACATTCTGGCCTTCGGCGACCAGGCTCAGCTTTCAACGCTAATTGCACACCTCATCCGCAACGCTTGTGAGGCCGTGCAGAATCTTGAAGGCGGTGGTCACGTGACGGTGGAAATTCGGCGTGAAGCGTCCTACGCGGCCAGCGTTTCTGTGACGGACAATGGGCCTGAGATCCCGGTGGAAATCCGTCGACATCTGTTTGATCCGTTCTATTCCGGCCGCCAGGCGGGACGCGGCCTGGGTTTCGGCCTGTGTCACTGCTGGCAAATTGTCCGAATGCATAATGGCATCCTGACTCAGGAAACCCTGGACACCGGCAATCGCTTTATCGCCGTACTGCCAATCGATACCGAAGCCAACTCTGCTAAGCCGTCGTGA
- a CDS encoding response regulator, which translates to MKTVFTTGEAAKICKVSQQTIIRCFDSGQLKGFRVPGSRFRRIPRDILYKFMKDNGIPTDALESGKRKALIVDDDEELVELIVDALEADGRFETRMANNGFDAGMMVKEYHPDIIVLDVMLPDINGKEVCQRVRSDSALDDVRIICISGMVEQDKIQDLKDSGADHFMQKPFEVDALIERICRLLDIEQLTA; encoded by the coding sequence ATGAAGACAGTCTTTACGACAGGAGAAGCCGCGAAAATCTGCAAGGTAAGCCAGCAGACTATTATTCGCTGCTTTGACTCCGGTCAGCTCAAAGGATTTCGGGTACCAGGTTCTCGTTTTCGTCGCATTCCTCGCGACATTCTTTATAAGTTTATGAAGGATAACGGGATCCCCACAGACGCGCTGGAAAGCGGTAAACGCAAGGCGCTGATTGTGGACGACGATGAAGAATTGGTGGAATTGATCGTCGACGCCCTTGAGGCGGACGGTCGGTTCGAAACGCGAATGGCCAACAACGGCTTTGACGCGGGCATGATGGTAAAAGAGTATCATCCGGACATTATCGTTCTGGATGTGATGCTGCCGGACATCAACGGTAAAGAAGTGTGTCAGCGAGTCCGCAGCGATTCAGCATTGGATGACGTCCGTATCATTTGCATCAGTGGAATGGTTGAACAGGACAAGATCCAGGACCTGAAGGATTCCGGAGCCGATCATTTCATGCAGAAGCCGTTTGAGGTCGATGCGTTGATCGAGCGGATCTGTCGTCTGCTGGACATCGAGCAACTGACGGCATAG
- the mnmG gene encoding tRNA uridine-5-carboxymethylaminomethyl(34) synthesis enzyme MnmG: MNSPYEFDVVVVGAGHAGVEAALAAARLGAKTALLTMSCDTVAQMSCNPAIGGVAKGQIVREIDALGGEMGKVIDATGIQFRMLNSGKGPAMHSPRAQADKKGYQFEMKWRVEQQPNLSLRQELIEGLETADGKVVGVRAAGGVVYSAKAVILTTGTFLKAIMHTGETQTEGGRAGEKAAHGMSGELLQLGFELQRFKTGTPARINGRTIDFSKCEEQPGDEIPQPFSYMTERIEQEQIPCHLTETTPAVHDLIKANLSRSPMYSGQIESTGPRYCPSIEDKVVRFAEKQSHQIFLEPEGRNTLEYYCNGISTSLPRDVQDGMIRLIPGLENADIMRFGYAVEYDFAPPTQLFPTMETRKVEGLYFAGQLNGTTGYEEAAGQGLLAGINAALKIRDGSEFVLDRNQAYLGVLIDDLVTKGVDEPYRMFTSRAEYRMLLRQDNADRRLTPLGIELGTVDETRKQAFLTYEAEVQRALAAVETLRYRGKSLSEWLRRPETTWHTLEEYCPQLAEMGLPERCTQHAEIEVKYAGYIRRQEGEIAKLQKVDSIRIPDSFQFTGVPQLRHEAREKLSKISPSTVGQASRVSGITPADIAVLMMYLKNSDPSDRATSVSP, from the coding sequence ATGAATTCCCCCTACGAATTTGACGTTGTTGTCGTCGGTGCCGGCCATGCCGGAGTGGAGGCTGCCCTGGCGGCGGCTCGACTTGGCGCCAAGACGGCCTTGCTGACGATGAGCTGCGATACGGTGGCTCAAATGAGCTGCAATCCTGCGATTGGCGGCGTCGCAAAGGGGCAGATTGTCCGTGAAATCGACGCTTTGGGCGGCGAAATGGGAAAGGTCATCGACGCCACCGGCATTCAGTTTCGAATGCTGAACAGCGGCAAAGGCCCGGCGATGCACAGCCCGCGAGCTCAGGCGGACAAAAAGGGCTACCAGTTCGAAATGAAGTGGCGAGTCGAGCAGCAGCCGAATCTGAGTCTGCGTCAGGAATTGATCGAAGGGCTGGAAACGGCCGACGGCAAAGTGGTCGGCGTGCGAGCTGCCGGAGGCGTCGTGTATTCTGCGAAGGCCGTCATCCTGACAACCGGCACCTTCCTGAAAGCGATCATGCACACGGGCGAAACGCAAACGGAAGGTGGGCGAGCGGGCGAAAAAGCGGCTCACGGTATGTCGGGCGAATTGCTGCAACTCGGCTTCGAACTCCAGCGATTCAAGACCGGCACTCCAGCTCGTATCAACGGTCGCACGATCGATTTTTCGAAATGCGAAGAACAGCCGGGCGACGAAATACCTCAGCCGTTTTCGTACATGACTGAACGGATCGAACAGGAACAAATCCCCTGTCACCTGACAGAAACGACGCCCGCAGTACACGATTTGATCAAAGCCAACCTGTCGCGGTCTCCCATGTATTCCGGTCAGATCGAATCGACCGGTCCACGATACTGCCCGTCCATTGAAGACAAGGTGGTTCGTTTCGCCGAAAAGCAATCGCACCAGATTTTTCTGGAACCAGAAGGCCGGAACACTCTGGAATACTACTGCAACGGGATTTCGACCAGCCTTCCGCGCGACGTTCAGGACGGCATGATCCGATTAATCCCCGGCTTGGAAAACGCCGACATCATGCGATTCGGTTACGCCGTCGAATACGACTTTGCACCGCCAACGCAACTGTTCCCTACGATGGAAACTCGCAAGGTTGAAGGCTTGTACTTTGCCGGCCAATTAAATGGCACGACGGGTTACGAAGAAGCGGCCGGACAGGGCTTACTGGCCGGGATCAACGCAGCTCTCAAAATCCGCGACGGCAGCGAATTCGTACTGGACAGAAACCAGGCGTATCTGGGAGTGCTCATTGACGACCTCGTCACCAAAGGCGTGGATGAACCGTATCGGATGTTCACGTCTCGAGCCGAATACCGGATGCTGTTAAGGCAGGACAACGCAGACCGGCGACTCACGCCACTCGGAATCGAACTCGGCACCGTCGACGAAACGCGAAAGCAGGCCTTTCTTACGTACGAAGCCGAAGTTCAGCGAGCGCTCGCTGCCGTCGAAACGCTCCGCTATCGTGGCAAATCGCTGAGCGAATGGTTACGTCGCCCGGAAACAACGTGGCACACGTTGGAAGAATACTGTCCGCAGCTTGCCGAAATGGGGCTGCCCGAACGCTGCACGCAGCACGCGGAGATAGAAGTCAAATATGCGGGCTATATCCGGCGGCAGGAGGGCGAAATTGCGAAGCTGCAGAAAGTCGACAGTATTCGGATCCCTGATTCGTTCCAATTCACCGGCGTGCCACAACTTCGCCACGAAGCGCGTGAGAAATTAAGCAAAATAAGTCCGTCCACCGTTGGTCAGGCGAGCCGGGTAAGCGGCATCACTCCGGCGGACATCGCAGTTTTGATGATGTATCTGAAGAACAGCGACCCGTCCGACCGTGCGACTTCGGTCTCGCCGTAA
- the glp gene encoding gephyrin-like molybdotransferase Glp: MLTVDEALQQILKHVQPGPAAAVPLQDCLNLVLAEDLKTPHDSPPFDKAMMDGFAVNSAAFEEGVERTLGVLETITAGTVPSHTAKDDAARIMTGAPIPLGADCVVPIERVQFDEAMPDSVVVNGGDVAAERNVLRQGSAAKTGEPLMAAGTLLQPQHIAVLAEFGVANVPTFRRPTISVLATGDELLPIDQPLTPGRIRNSNEPMLVSQIQRAHGTPVPLGVARDTQDDLRPKIQQGLECDFLLLSGGVSAGTLDLVPAELQAAGVEQVFHKIQMKPGKPLWFGQLKTADRHCWVFGLPGNPVSSMVCFELFVRAAMRQFAGHANPMPQTVLGRLTEDVTVKGDRPTYFPSRLEQTDDGLTVTPVPWGGSADLRSTAQANAMSVLQPQAETYRAGQTVPTISW; the protein is encoded by the coding sequence ATGCTCACTGTCGACGAAGCTCTTCAACAAATCCTTAAGCATGTGCAGCCCGGTCCTGCGGCTGCCGTCCCGTTGCAGGACTGCCTTAACCTTGTGCTCGCGGAAGATCTAAAAACGCCGCACGATTCGCCGCCTTTCGATAAAGCGATGATGGATGGCTTCGCCGTCAACAGCGCCGCGTTCGAAGAAGGCGTTGAACGAACGCTGGGAGTGCTGGAAACGATCACAGCTGGCACCGTTCCGAGCCATACCGCGAAAGACGATGCGGCGAGGATCATGACGGGCGCTCCGATTCCACTGGGCGCTGATTGCGTTGTACCGATCGAACGTGTTCAGTTCGACGAAGCTATGCCAGACTCAGTCGTTGTCAACGGCGGCGATGTTGCGGCGGAACGAAACGTCCTGCGGCAGGGTTCCGCGGCGAAGACAGGTGAGCCATTGATGGCGGCCGGGACGTTGCTGCAGCCTCAGCACATTGCTGTGCTGGCGGAATTCGGAGTTGCAAACGTGCCAACTTTCCGCCGTCCGACGATAAGCGTTCTTGCGACGGGTGACGAATTGCTGCCGATCGATCAGCCGCTTACGCCGGGGCGGATTCGCAATTCCAATGAACCGATGCTGGTTAGCCAGATTCAAAGAGCCCACGGAACGCCGGTCCCACTCGGAGTTGCCCGAGACACTCAGGACGACCTTCGACCGAAAATTCAGCAGGGCCTGGAATGCGATTTTCTGCTGTTGTCAGGAGGCGTCTCCGCCGGGACGCTGGACCTTGTGCCCGCCGAACTTCAGGCAGCGGGCGTTGAGCAGGTGTTCCACAAAATTCAGATGAAGCCCGGCAAACCACTTTGGTTTGGCCAATTGAAAACGGCTGACCGTCATTGCTGGGTATTCGGTTTGCCAGGCAACCCGGTCAGCAGCATGGTGTGTTTTGAACTGTTCGTGCGAGCGGCCATGAGGCAGTTTGCCGGGCACGCCAACCCGATGCCTCAAACCGTGCTGGGGCGGCTGACCGAAGATGTCACCGTCAAAGGCGATCGCCCGACTTATTTCCCGAGTCGCCTGGAGCAGACCGACGACGGCCTGACGGTAACCCCCGTTCCGTGGGGCGGATCCGCCGACCTGCGATCGACCGCTCAGGCCAATGCGATGAGCGTCCTGCAACCGCAGGCAGAAACCTACCGCGCGGGCCAAACCGTACCGACGATTTCGTGGTAA
- a CDS encoding CRTAC1 family protein, with protein sequence MSNDIPENDDVVGKAMKFSVVVLALLASVAGIAYVMQQTEEIAAPEKEEQSALPQERELPELQIPEIRFTDITQAAGIDFVHKNGAAGEKLLPETMSGGGAFFDFDGDGDQDIVCVNSTVWPWTTPQPTELPTQALYENDGKGNFTNVTPGSGLDVSFYGNGVACGDFDNDGKVDLYFTAVGKNRLFHNQGAGKFVDVTEKAGVAGADDQWGTSCGWFDYDLDGDLDLMVANYLEWSPEKDRSMEFTLDGSLRAYGRPTDFRGAFPVLYRNDGDGKFSDVSQEAGIQIANADTGEPLAKSLGLTFADVTADGRLDVIIANDTVQNLLLINQPNGSFAENAATSGIAFDNSGGARGAMGIDAGYFRNTDAVGITIGNFANEMTALYVCQTPGLPLPVFRDEAVSNGIGPVTRVELTFGVMFADLDLDTRLDIFACNGHLEDDIQKVQSSQHYEQPPQVLWNCGSEYDNEFMVVPDDILGPEFVKRMVGRGATRADIDGDGDVDLLLFASGNKPRLLRNDQSTGHHWLRFQLTGTSSNRDAIGATVKVTLPDDTVLTRTVMPTCSYQSQVELPLTFGLGEFDTVKSVEITWPGGETQQVNVPDTDRVVKVTEGQA encoded by the coding sequence ATGAGCAACGATATACCAGAAAACGATGACGTCGTCGGCAAGGCGATGAAGTTCTCAGTGGTTGTGCTGGCCCTGTTGGCAAGCGTGGCAGGGATCGCCTACGTGATGCAGCAGACCGAAGAAATTGCTGCGCCCGAAAAAGAAGAACAAAGTGCTCTGCCACAGGAACGGGAACTGCCGGAACTGCAAATTCCTGAGATCCGATTTACGGACATTACCCAGGCGGCCGGCATCGACTTCGTTCACAAAAACGGCGCGGCGGGTGAAAAGCTGCTGCCGGAAACGATGAGCGGCGGAGGAGCGTTCTTCGACTTCGACGGTGACGGCGATCAGGACATCGTCTGCGTGAACTCCACCGTCTGGCCGTGGACGACGCCTCAACCAACTGAGTTACCGACTCAGGCGTTGTATGAAAACGACGGAAAAGGAAACTTCACAAACGTCACGCCCGGTTCTGGGCTGGACGTTTCCTTTTACGGCAACGGAGTCGCCTGCGGCGATTTCGATAACGATGGCAAAGTCGATCTGTACTTCACGGCTGTGGGAAAGAATCGCCTGTTCCACAACCAGGGAGCTGGAAAGTTTGTCGACGTGACCGAAAAGGCCGGTGTTGCTGGGGCAGACGACCAGTGGGGAACGAGCTGCGGGTGGTTCGACTACGATCTCGACGGCGATCTGGATTTGATGGTGGCAAACTATTTGGAGTGGTCGCCGGAAAAAGACCGATCGATGGAGTTCACTCTTGATGGAAGCTTGCGAGCGTACGGACGTCCGACCGACTTTCGCGGCGCGTTTCCGGTGCTGTACCGCAACGACGGCGATGGCAAGTTTAGCGACGTATCGCAGGAAGCGGGCATCCAGATTGCCAATGCTGATACCGGCGAGCCGCTGGCCAAGTCCCTCGGCCTGACCTTCGCAGACGTAACGGCCGACGGTCGCCTGGACGTGATCATCGCGAACGATACTGTTCAAAATCTGCTGCTGATCAATCAACCAAACGGCTCATTCGCAGAAAACGCGGCCACGTCCGGCATCGCCTTCGACAACAGCGGGGGAGCTCGCGGCGCGATGGGCATCGATGCTGGATACTTTCGCAATACCGATGCGGTCGGCATCACGATCGGCAACTTTGCCAACGAAATGACGGCGTTGTACGTGTGCCAAACGCCTGGTTTGCCGCTGCCCGTGTTTCGTGACGAAGCGGTCAGTAACGGGATTGGCCCGGTGACGCGGGTTGAATTGACGTTCGGCGTGATGTTTGCAGACCTTGACCTGGACACGCGGCTGGACATCTTCGCCTGCAACGGGCATCTGGAAGACGACATTCAAAAAGTGCAGTCCAGCCAACACTACGAACAACCGCCTCAGGTTTTGTGGAATTGCGGCAGCGAGTACGACAACGAATTCATGGTGGTGCCGGACGACATTCTGGGACCGGAATTTGTGAAGCGGATGGTGGGCCGTGGGGCAACGCGAGCGGACATCGACGGTGATGGCGATGTGGACCTCTTATTGTTCGCATCCGGTAACAAACCCAGACTTCTGCGAAATGATCAGAGCACCGGCCATCACTGGCTGCGATTTCAATTGACAGGCACTTCGTCGAACCGAGATGCCATCGGTGCAACCGTGAAGGTAACGTTGCCGGACGACACCGTGCTAACCAGAACTGTGATGCCAACATGTAGTTACCAGTCACAGGTCGAATTACCTCTAACCTTCGGGCTGGGAGAATTTGACACTGTGAAGTCGGTAGAAATCACATGGCCCGGCGGCGAAACTCAGCAAGTGAACGTCCCGGACACAGACCGCGTGGTTAAAGTCACAGAAGGTCAAGCGTAA